The Nicotiana sylvestris chromosome 6, ASM39365v2, whole genome shotgun sequence genomic sequence CTATTTGTGTTCTTCTTGTAGAAATATTGTAGAGCGCATATTTAGGGTATGGAAAGCAAGATGGTCTATTTTGCGAGACATACCTTTCTATCACATTGACACTCAAAGAGACACCGTACTTGCTACTACGGCTATTCATAActatattagaaaaaaatacaaTATAGATGATGCATTCCGAGCAGCTGAGAATGAGAGATATGTTTCATCTGTTGATCCTGATGTTGGTACTAATAACAATATAAATGCGGAAAATGTGAAAGAGTAAAGTGATCTTGTTTGAATGGGTCTTTGTGATTTAATTGCTAATAAAATTTGTGAAACTTAGATAAGTTGTTCCTAAGATTGAGCTCCCTGAGAAACGACAAATTGGACAAAGATAGGAAAATTGAAAAATTTTGGTCCAGTTCTTGGCCAGAAAAGAACTGGGACTTGTAACAAGATTTTGGAAAGCTAGTAAGAGCTTGTTGGCCTGTTTCATTCGAAATAGAAAGAGTAGAATCAATAAGAAAATGTGCTTTTCCATGCAGTTACTATGCACTTGTAAACAGACTGCTTTAAAGGGATTTGGAAACTTGATTTGTGTAGTTGTCGAATTTACTCCATTTATATATGCTCTTTCATATGGTTTAAGGCTCGATATATTAGATATTCTCTCAATTCCAATTTGTATGACATTATTTCTTTATTAGTCCGTACAAAAATAAACTTGAAATTTATGGAAGTTTACTTGATTGAAAGTGGTGAAAATGAGCATTCAAGAATTATGTTTATAAAAATTATCTGAAgtaatcaattaattaaattgaaataaattaaaatataaattattttttatttgcatTAATTCAGAATTAAATATATTGTAGTAATCAGCTCCTTTATAATGTTAACAACTTTAaggatatttttgtctttttaaCAGAAAAAGTGTTTACTAGCACTTGTTTATCAAacacttcaacaactttttttaagcttcaacacttttatccaaacatgtaactgcttatttataaaaCAAGCTTCTAACACTTAAAAGCTACTTTTTTCCAGCTAGTCCAAATGGGCTCATAGCCCTTGAAAAATTACTCATAAATATAATTATTGACCTTATATATGAACAAATATTACCTAACCTTACTTAACCTTATATTTGAACAAATATTACTTAACCTTACGGATAAACATTAAATTATCATCAAACATTAGCTATAACTTACAAAATTTTAaagggatctttacacaaatagtcgTCCATATTCATTATTTACAttttctagccatatacataatttatacattgattatacataaatatacacatataatacataaattatgcatatattatatctTCACTGGTTATTTTTTTGTTTAAGCAATTGGGTCGcggctatttaggttaattcttcaatTTGAAACCGTAATCCAACATTCGTCATAAAAAAATCACTTAGCTCAAAAGTGATACTTAAATTGTGGTAAAgattcacaattttttttttaaaaaaaaaaggaggatTTTTTTTAAGTCCATCCCAATTTAGCAGGATGTGATTTTCCTTTCAATATGGACAGATTGTATCAATTGTCATTAACATATATTTTCTGTTCTTTTGTTCAAAATGTTTTGGGATATTTCTTTCTCTGTAAATTATGATTGAAGGCCGGTATTTGTTCATGTCACCGCACAGCTAGTAACAGGTGAAAAAACTAAAGTCACAAATATGACTTTGATTTTCTCCCTTAACAAATTAGTTatccacacacaaaaaaaaatggTATAACAAGTAGGAAGTATCCTTATCTGAACAAGAGTTAATAAAATGATTTAGACTTCACTTCCTAGTAAAGACCAACCATAATTTCCGGCTATCTTGATCACCTGGGACACACTCGAGGCATGTGTTTTTGTTTGCATTGTTATTTACTACTACTAAGAGAATTTAAATATTCGATAGCGAATTTAACGTAGCTAATGACCTATCAGGAAAGTGGTGGCATACTAATCAACCCTATGCATCAAGTTGATGACAAGTATCATCACAATACTACAACAGAATGGCAGAATCATCCTTGAGAGAACACAGAATCTAACTGAAACTGGTGAAGCAAACAATTTTTAAGGACTCGAAAAGACACAAAGGTTTTTGTTTAATGTCAAACTGGCCAACTAGTGCAACAAAATTTGCATAAATTCAAAGTTGCTTCTCAATTAACTTATGACCTAACATGTCACATGAACAAGTTGGGCCTGGTAGCCTTGTATGTTGTCTTGAGTTTCCTACTAGGTGGTCTGACTTTCTTGAACACCAATGGGAACTTGATTTTGGAGTCATGGAACTGCTTGGTGCTCTCCCGCTTACACAGCTTAGCTGGAATAGTGGCTGTCTTGATGATCTGGATGCAGTGATGGCGGACCCTGTGACGTGAAGCCATCTCAGTGTACATCtgttccacagctccattcaaaGTGGTATCTCGGTACTCCTTATACATGTTGTGGTACCCAGTTCTACTCTGATAACGCAACCATATACCGTAGTTCTTGATCTTAGTTGGATTCTTCTCAAAGATCTACAGACAAAAATAACATTTTAGTCAACCATTCAAGCAAGTCATATACAACTTCTAAAGTGAAGTTCCTGAAGCCCCATAACAGGGTTTTGAGTCCCCTGCCCTCTCTCTCCACCTTGACTCATCAATAACCACACATATATGATATACTAGCTCACATCCTCTACTACGAATCTTGTCCCCGACTTGCTTCCATCATTACACCCATCAAAGCAACTTGAACCCTCATCTCCAAGAGATTAACTAGAAGTGTAATATCACCTTCACCTTTATCATGCAAATTAGCAACAGTATATGTGTGAACATGTGTGTGTAGATAAGTAGCAACAGTATAATATGTTCTGGATTCTAAGAGCACCAAGCACCGTTAAGAAATTTGTaacttcacaattcaaaaccaaaGCATCCCTCTAGGCAAACTAGTGGACAGTACTCACAGGAGAGCTAGTGCTGTTGTAACTTGCAAGAGTAGGGATCTACGAAGCAACAATACAGTTTGCAATACGCACAGAGAGAAATGCTGGCCAGACACTGCTGTTATAAAATACATTGACAGAAAAAATGACAGTACTGAAAAAGTATGGTGAACAGAACACGAAACCAACAATTCCATCTAATAGGTAAAACATAATCAGCATGAAAGAAATATTATGGGCCACATTTGCAAGTTGCAACACAAAGCTTTCCAAACATAGGTCTTATGTAGTAGAAATAAAACTGCCTTCACAAGGTCAAAATCCAAATGCCATCATCTCATTCTAATTGGTAAGTCGATTGTTTAGAATACACCATTTCTATCCAGTAAGCTAGCATTTACATTTCCTATTTAACTGACTAAAAAGATGTATAACAAAGAGGCAATAGATACATGGTCAAGTACAAAATCATTTTGGGGAAAACAGACATTGAGGCGTAGTTGATGAATCATGATTCGTTAGTGCACTAAAAAAATACCAGAAATTCAGTAAAATCCTAATGATTCATCCATAAATACATAGATATCAAGATCATACCTCATTAATAGCTAGCATCTGGCCATTACTCTTCTTCACCTTCTTCAGTTTTCTCAAGTAGTACCTTTTTCCAACCAAATCAACCAACACATCACAATTCAATAATAATCATTTTCCAACACACATATTCAACTATCTAGTAATATGTTTATACTAAGACTGCGCTCATTACCAAAAATGAGTAGTTGTACTCACCAGAACTTGGATTTGGCACGGACCTCGTTGGTAGCCCAAAGCTTCATGCGGTAGATCTTTGGGTGCTCATCGTTCTCTGTTGGCAGAGCTCTCCCGACCACCTGGTACTGATGAAACTACCAAacaacaaacacacacacacaattaGAGATATCAACTGAACCGctataaaagggaaagaaaagaaagtttAAAAGCTTACTTTGTAGGTCACCATTTTCTCTACGACCCTCTTCCTCTCTCCCTCTCTGGCTGCTCTGTGCTCCGTCTGTGGCTATGGAGACTAAAGAATTAGGGTTTTTGTTTGGATGCTTAGCGAAACCCATCGCGATTTGGGCTAAATGGAGCAGCCCAGACTTGACACAATATCTGGCCCAATACGTTTAAAAGTGATTTACGCAAATGCTCCTTTTTTTAGGGGAAGTGCACGGTTaaccactaataacacatgtattatTTTTAAGCTactgtttaaaatatttttagtctttagccactgctttaataaactttaactacCCATACAAAAATACCCTTCTgccatgtccttaacttttgaacttaatttcaggactacatgtccttaacttttgaacttggaactctaagttcaggacttcaggactacatgtccttaacttttgaactctaagttcaggacttcaggactacatgtccttaacttttgaacttaacttcagaacttcaggactacatgtccttaacttttgaacttgtaactataagttcaggaccaagtgtcattaacttttgagtttgttagtctaagttcaggacctattatccttaacttttgggcttcttagcctaagtttatgacctattatccttaacttttgagcttgttagtctaagttcaggactttagGACctgttgtccttaacttttgaacttataattgtaagttcaggacctattgtccttaacttttgggcttcttagcctaagttctgGACCAAACTTTTTTTTCTTGTACCCGTATAAAAACTAATATTCTCATCAAGGACATGACAGAATGTGCCCTGTTAATTAAAACTCGACACCAATACAATTATATGTATGCGTACACAAGCTCTGAATTTTGCTTATATAAACAATAGCTTGAAGATAATCAATACAGTAAAGTTTGAGTTCAAGAGCACAATTAATTATCAACaacaaaaaagaagagaaaagtgcTTTTTCTTGTCTTGAGAACTGAGAatttcaactttgaaaaaaacttttgaattttgttGCCGACGACGAAGCCATCTCAATCGGAGTTCCGAGTTCAGAGAAAAGCGAGGGTTTGAGAAGAAAAGCAatggaagaaagggtaaaaatgtcttttcatattaattttaatagagtagtggctatttttgatCAACATTAGAATTactggataaaaaataaataccacCTTCAATAGTGGCTACCCACGCCATTTTTACCCTTTTTTTGCCACCATTTTTTGTCCCTATTTTCAAATGATGTACAAATATAGCTCTTAAAAAATTATTCTTTCGGACAATATTAGGCTCGGGTCTAAAATTTGCTCATCGTTGCTTAACTCATAAGCAAACATTAAATTATCATCAAACATTTGCTATAATTTACAAAATTTTAAACCATATTCCAACGTTTCTCATAATCAGTTTACTCAAAAGTGATCTTTAGATCGTGGTCTAAAAGATCcataaattgcaaaaaaaaaaaagtttatttcTAAAAGTTTAGTAACCATTATGATCGATGTGCTTTTCCTTTCAATATGGACACACTGTATTAGTTGTGATTAACATATATTTTATGTTCTTTTGTTCAAAATGTTTTGAGATATTTCTTCGGTGTATATTTATATTATGAGTGAAGACCGATATTTGTTCGTTTCACCGCAGCTAGTAACTGTCGAATAAACTAAAggaaaacttacacaaatgtcccaaataagtctcaacttatcaacctctagccattagtcatagacttaccaaaactagtcaagcacatataaaaattgaaaaaccaaataaataaggttctttctctcaaagaatcacatgcaaaaatcaccttccatatttttaagcgttattagcaacattagatgcaagacgaAAAGGAgatttcatggatgaggtagcaaataaggcagtgaaatacaaaaaaaatacgaTATTCCAAAAATTTAAGcaaaaaggaactttttcaatgggtatagttgaaattcattgaaaacatatggATAAGTCATTATATAAAATTGAGGAAGATTGGAgatgatttggattggttttgtatcaaaattcgtaattaaatcgagttcaaaaaattcttctgcgacacatgtatcaaacatgtattacgcatgtatctcacacacaagtatacatggatatacatgtgatacacaattgatacaaatatgatacaatgtgatacacaaatgatacacatatcattttttttcatgttcagtttttacttagaattttcaattcaaaccacctcaaaacttcaccaaatcatcccaaaactgagattcaagctccttaagatgtacccaatctattctaaaTCAAATTTTCCTTtacattatttttttttcaatccgctaggcaagcgcctagggctagttttttattaaaaatagaaaagaaaatacaataattaGGAAATAATCATTGTCTTCCTTCAATGAAAGGAAATGGACTTTGCACTCTAATGTAACATATTATCAAAATTGAACATAATACTCCAATTGATATCACATTATGCCTACTAAAACTTTGTAGTTGTCAAAACAACCCTAGTGAGTCCATGTCGACGTTGTATCTCCAGTCCAAAGCGTCCCAGTTCTAGAGTTAAATTTGATTTTCGTGAATAGACCCTTTTCAGCAAGTTCACGTCGACTCCACCAATTTGGTAGCATACGGTACTGTAGCAATGTAACTGTAGCGCTGTTACTGTAGCAACCGATTTAAGGTCCTTGGAATTTGCACCCAATGTAATGCACATGCCTACAATGTGCTTGTCTGCATTATCAACTTCATTGTTTGGTATTTGAACCCATGCTTCACATGCTTTTGCTCCTTTTGATACTTTCTATTTCCAAAAAATACCCAGCATCATGCTAATGTCCTTTCCATGTGCTGCAAACTTTTCCATTGCATTTCCAAAATACGAGCAAATGCATGtcccatttttttattttttatttttttgttgtcgAATCCCCATGCGCATGCCTTCTTTCCCATGTGTATGCCAGTGTGCAAATCCTTTTGAAAACAGGCGTGCATCCCTGTTGGAATTTAAATTGTCCTCCTAATTGTTGTAGCTCGTCGACCGAGTAATCTCTAGGACCCAAACATCTTGAAGCATTCATTCATATAGTAATGCTAGAAGCATGCGTGTATTCCATGTCTCTGATTACATCCAGTTTTGTTATCCCAATGCGCATGCCTTCATATTCTCTCAAGCTGCTGGACGCGTGcttaaaaaaaaaaactcgaaTTTTGCTTCCAACGATGACTCCTCGATCCCATGCATTTGTTCTAGGCATGCCTGCCTTTGTCATTCCTTTTGTCATTATATCCTCCTCCCTTAGGATTTGAATATATTGGTCGATTAAGTTGACATGCCTCCcgctcttccttttctctttgcttcCTATCTCCTGTTCATCTTCACCCTTAGATTTGGACATTGCAACTTATCTTCATTAACCAACCTCCTTCCCTGTGCATCTAGATGCCAGAATTGTTGTCATTCTATTTCTCCATGATCTAAAGCATAattagccaagtgatctgccagcTTGTTGCCCTCCCTATGAATATGAGTAACTGTGTAATTGCCCCCATTCATTAGTTGCATCATTTCCTCTACCTGCTCATAtatgatccatggtggtttccagATCCCATCCATTATCTTTTTTAATAACATTGAGTCAGTTTGAAGCCATACATGAGAGTATTGTTTAAATCTGCAGAACCTTAGTGCTTCTACCATGGCCTTCGCTTCAGCTACTGTGTTTGTTTTCTCCTCAATCTCTTTCCCTACTGACTTGACTATGTCACCATTTTCATTTCTTATACAAAAACCTATTGAGATCCTGCCTAGATTTCCCCTCGATGCACCATCCGTATTAACTTTTAGCCATCCTACACTTGGAAATTCCCACATGACTTTTGTAACCTTAAGTTTAGGAGTGAAATTTTCCATCATAGCTAATAGATCTTGCCATTTGTGAGGTACCATGTCCATCCCAGGCTTTCTCACTTTCACCAATGCCTGTAGATTTGATGAAACTTGATAAATCACCCTGCTTGTTGTCACTGCATCACCATACTTCatactatttcttcttttccaaaGTTCCCAGACTACACATGAGGGGAGTGCTTGCATTACTGGTTTGAGCCTTAAGCACACATTTGCAGTCCAACATTTTGTGATTGCTTGGTGCAATGTAAGTCCCTCCACAGCTATTCCTGCCCTCGATAGAAAATACTTCCAAGTTGTGTTTGCAGTTTCTGATCTAAAAAACAAGTGCTGAAGAGATTCCTCGTCAGGCTGTACACAACACAACATTTTGATGGCATGCAGTAGCCTACCCTTTTCAAGAAATCATCTAAAGGTAGCTTTGCTTTCCACACTTTCCACATGaaaaatgctattttaaaaggcagTCCCTTTACCCAAATCATCCTATAAGCTGTTCTTGGTTCGTCTCTTCTTCTCGTATACTCCCATGTTGACTTAACGCTGAAATATCCTCTTGTTTCCAGCATCCAACAAGGCCTGCCAAGAACCTGCTGAGGTGAAGGTGGTTTGATTTTCTCCAGAATGTGTACTGCTAAGTCTTCAGGAAGCATTTCAAATAGCCTGTCCACATCCCACTCACCATCTAAGGTAACATCATGTACATTATGTACATTTTCATCAATGCCAAAGTCCTGAGGAACTAAAAAATATAGTGCCCCAAGACCTGTCCAGTTTTCATACCAAAATAGTGAGGACCCCATTTTTGTTTGCCAAAGGATTTGATGTTCAATCAGATCTCTACATTCCAACATTTTTCTCCAGATGTGAGACCCCCTTTTCCATGGAACAATTACTAGATTTAATTTTTTACAGTATTTCTGACATACGAAAGAGCTCCATAGGCTCGGTTTTGTTCTGAAATTCCACCACAACTTGCTGAATAATGCCTTTGCTACATCATGCAGTGACCTGAAACCTATTCCTCCTTCCTCAACTGGCATGCATAAGGTATTCCATGAAGCCCAGTGCCTACTAGTTCCTCCTACAGTGCTGCTCCAGAAAAACTGGGCAAACAATTTGTGCAACCTATTTATCACATACTTTGGAGGGTTTACAGTTGATAGTAGATGCATAGGCATTCTTTGCAATACATGGGATATGAGAACTGCCCTGCCCCCTACTGATAATAACTTGCCCTGCCATGATTGCAGTTTGTCCATTACTTAGTAATTAGGGGCTGATAGAATtccagctttctccttgcataaaATATCGGACAACCTAGATATACGATAGGGAAATCATTCCTATGAATGCCTGTGATCCTTTCCACCTTGCTGACCACTTCCATGTCTGTTAAATGATGCAGGTACACAGCTGATTTGGTCTTGTTAACAAGCTGCCCAGATGCAGCTTCATATGCCTTCAGCacttgcataatcagcatcaaagATGTTTCATCTGAGGATGAGAAGATAATCATGTCATTTGCATACGCCAAATGATTGATCTTTGGACTCCACTTTGGTATCCCAAATCCACAAAAATACAGGTTAGTATGTAGTGCATTGAGACTCCTAGATAATGCTTCTGCTGCCAATATAAACAAAGTTGGAGATACAGGATCACCTTGTTTTACTTCCCTTGAGGACTTAAAGAATCCATGAGCTTGACCATTTATTAGAATAGAATACCAATTGTTTGAAATAATCCAAAGACAATCCCTATCAACCTTTCTGTGAATCCCATCTTTCTCAGTACCTTGGTTAGGAATAGCCAAGATATTCTATCATAAGCTTTGGTCATATCTAGCTTCAGGATGACATTAGGTCTAGCCTTAGTTCAAAACCTAATGTCAGCCACTATCTCCTGAGTTAAAAGGATGTTTTCTACTATATTCCTTCCCTTAACAAAACCTACCTGTTCCTCCGATATCAGACTTGGGAGAAATTTCACTAGCCTTTCATGAACCACCCTTGATATAACCTTATTAGAAAAATTACTGAGGCTTATTGGTCTTAAATCAGAAAAGgtggtaacttcttttttctttggtagcAGAACTAGGTTGGTGTGTGCTACACACTTGGGTAGCTCATGACCATTGAAAAAAGCCCTCACCATGTCGTACAGGTCATCCCCTATTATGTCCCAACAAGAATGATAAAATTTTCCTGTCATACCATCTGCCCCCCAGCACTATCACCATTAAGTCCAAGTACTGCCACTTTAACCTCCTCTTTTGTTGGTTGCTTAATCAATTCTGCATTTTGCTCAGTGTTAATCAGATTAGGAACATGCTCTACGATATCAAATGATGAAGGAGTAGCTGCTTTTGTGAACTATTCCTCGTAGAATTTGATAGTCTCTTCTgcaatttcttgttcttcttcaatcCAGGTTCCTCCACTGTTTTGAATTCTGTTAAGCTGAAGTCTCTTCCTCCTACCTCTCACTTGTGCGTGGAAGAACTTAGTGTTCCTATCCCCTTCCTTGAACCAAGTCATGCATGCCTTTTGTTGCCAATATTTCTCCTCTAGTGCAAGACATTTGATCAATTCTGCCTGAACCTTTTGTAGTCTTTCCCTGTTCATCCCTGTAGGATTTGCTTCAAATTCTGCTTCATGAACCATCACTACCTCTTCCATACTTGCTATCTTTTGGAAAATATCTCCAAATGTAGCCTTACTCCACAATGAAAGggccttctttaatttttttaacttgtgatTAAAAAGAATAAAAGGATTTGCACTGAAATCAGCAGACCAATTATCTTTCACCACATCTTTAAAAGTCGCATGTTCCACCCAAAAATTCAAGAACTTAAAAGGTTTTTTATAGGTGGAGTCTCAATATCACACTTCAGATACATTGGACTATGATCAGAGACAGTCTTTGACAAATGTTGCACCTCTATTCCTGGAAATGTTTGTTGGAACTCAACATTGGCCAAACATCTATCTAGTCTTTTGAATATACAGTCTTCCTCTGCTatcccattccaccatgtaaatatgctGCCTTTAAATCCAAGGTCGAATAGATTGCAAGTGTTGATGCAGTGTCAAAAATCATCAATTTTATTCAATGACACAAGTAACCCACCAAACTTCTCTTCTTCGTACCATATtacattgaaatcccctcctacaAGCCATGGTGAATCCATATCCCTTGCCATTGCATATAATGAATCCCATAATTATATCCTCTCAATTGCATCACATTTTGCGTATATCAATGTTAGGACAAACTCCACATGCGATTCAATATGAAACAATCTTAGTGTTAATTGTTGCACCATATTGTACATAATAGTTACCTCAAATACCTCGTCTATAAAAGCCCAGATCTTGTTGGAAACATTTGAAATTGCCTGTGCAAGTTCTATCTTGTTTTTGTACCTTTCCAGTTTTTTTGCTTGTTGCTTTGGCTCCATTAATCCTACAAAATCATAGTGATTTTGCCTATGCATTTTTGTCAACCTTTCAAAGGCCTGCTGTGTGTTGACTGACCTTATATTCCAAATGAGAGCATTCATCACTGATTGTTGGATTTAGTTAGCGTTCTCCTTGTGTGCACCCCAGCTTTTGGTGCtgcaaaattatctttttgttgcttcttcttaccttttgctgctgattttgcCTTTTCCACTTGCGTAGGTGATAAGTCACCTTTCCTTGCAGCATTCATAAGGTGTTGGGTAGTTGATTCTTGATCCATGTCGTATCCTGATTtaccaggttcttctccttcttcattgTCTTCCTTCCCTCCTGATGTAGCTCCAATGCATTCTTTTTAGGGACAAGACTTTCTCTTCTCCTCTTTTTAACAGCTGCAACTGGTTTTTCTCCAATGTAACAGTAATATTTACTATTTCTGttttttgttttggttgtttCTCCTTCTCTGTTGTGTTGTGTCCTTGTGGGTCTTCTTGTGATTTCTGAAGTTGATCATCTTCTGTTCCTCCAGGATCATTTACCTCTGGGCCTCTTCCTTCATAGTTACTAATTTTTGTGACTTCTGCTGTCTGAAAATTATTGATGTGCTCAACATTTTCTGATCCTTCCTTTATTAAATAATTACCAGTTGTATTGTTGTCATTGGCATGGATCTCTCCATTTACAttttgctcatcttcttctttgtcaTTCTCATTTGGTTCCTCATCAACTTGTGCTCCTAGTGGTACTTAGTTCTCCTCTGAATCGTATTCCCTTTGTGCCTCCCATAGCCTGCCTCCACATTCTTGcactctttctttaaatgtagaCGATTTTGACCCTTCTGCTtgagaatttggatttttattaagTACCTTGTTCACTAATGTATCTTGTCATGGGATTTCCTTGCATGGTTTATTGATCTTCACTATTCCTTCTCCTGTTTTATCCTTGAAGCTTCTTTCTACCCATTGTGCGGTATTGTTTTTTGCTTTTGATGCCTCCTTTCCATTGACTAGACCATTAGTCGAACTAATCCCCGATGAGTTAAGATGAAAAGCTTGTGCTGCTGGATTTAACTTTCCCTCATTATTGACCATATTTTTTGGTTTTTGCTTTGTAGATGCTTGGTTATGAAGTGTTGAACTGTTTGTTGCTACATTAGCTGCCACCATTGCCAATTGATTAATAGGttcttcctcttcatccatcCCTTGTAATATTGCAAACTTGTTAGCTACTTGAACATGATCATTATCTTCATTGTCTACTGCCACCAAATCCTTACCACTGTTGCTATGTGCTTCTACTTGTCTCCCTACAGTGCTTGTACCCTCCTTGTTCTTATTGTTTTCAAACTGCTTAGCTGGTGCCATCTCCATTCCATTATTAGTGAgactagtattttgatttactacatTTCTAACTCTGTTGTCCTTCACTTCCTTCCATTGCTCTTTTGCTGTAACATTCACATTACCCACGACCTTTCCACTAGATAACATCATTATAGGCTGTGAGTTCCCTATGTCCTGTTTCTTAGCTGTATCTGCTTGGTTATCATTCTCCTTCTCCACATATAGTTCAGGGTGTATCCTCCAGCATTCAAATTGATCATGCCCTTGAAGTTTACAATGTCTGCAATATTTAGGCAGCATGTCATATTGAATTCTCACCCATTCAGTTCTTGTTGTTCCTTTAGCTTCGTTGACTATGTCCATCCTCACCTTTTTAGGCAGATCTGCAAGTAAGTCAACTAGTACCTTCACCCTAGCACAACTAGGTCTAGTTTTATTAATTGTTGCCATGTCTAGATGCATAGGTTTACCTACTGCTGAAGATAGAGAAAATAGACATTCCTTTACAAAAAAGGTTGGCAATAGACCTGGGAATGAAATCCAAGCCATTGCCTTGGGTGTTTCTTCATCTGCTCTAAACTTTGAGTCATAAATCAACGGCCTAAGCTGATATTGATAGCCATCCCTGTCCTTTATGTAATgagtttttgatgagaaatgaaGATAGTCCTGCCTTAACGTCATTCTAATTAAAATATGTCTATCCCTTAGAAAACCAATGTTACATTCACCTTTAATTCCGCATTGAATTGGTATTAACTTACGCAGTTGTTGAATTTCTGGGCTTCCATAAGAACATTTACCAACTATTGCATATTGTAATCCTTCGATGATATCCATCCTTTCTACTTCTGCTTCTGTGAACTGAATAACATGTTCTCCATTCAATATTGTAGGTGGACGAATAAGAATTGGCTCAATTTCCTGTTGCTCCTGCATTGCAGCATTTAAAGTGCAAGGTTTCAGAAATTTGGAGTAATCCATCAGCTGTTTGTTGTTATTTGTGTTCCCTGATGTTTGTGCAAAGTTTG encodes the following:
- the LOC104210312 gene encoding large ribosomal subunit protein eL20-like, translated to MVTYKFHQYQVVGRALPTENDEHPKIYRMKLWATNEVRAKSKFWYYLRKLKKVKKSNGQMLAINEIFEKNPTKIKNYGIWLRYQSRTGYHNMYKEYRDTTLNGAVEQMYTEMASRHRVRHHCIQIIKTATIPAKLCKRESTKQFHDSKIKFPLVFKKVRPPSRKLKTTYKATRPNLFM